From Cucumis melo cultivar AY chromosome 3, USDA_Cmelo_AY_1.0, whole genome shotgun sequence:
ACACGCAAAAGAGAATAAAGAGAAGGGAAGGGAGAAAGAACcatttctctttctccttctccttctccttctccttctcacATCCCCTCTTACAGACACAGTTGTCTTGCTCTCCATTCCTTCTTGATGCTCAAAAACCCTAACAACAAAGTAAAATAAAGCACTTTCCAGTTTCCTTCTTTACCCTTTTTGCCATTCCCCATGTTCTCTCTTTTTCCTATGTTGTTTTGCAGTTTCATTTTTAGTTAACCAGATTTGTTCTTAGTTCATTCCAGAGGAAGGTACCTGAAAGAGAGTCTTCATTCTTAAAAAGactctacttcttcttcttcttcttcttcttcttcttcttcttcttcttcttcttcttcttcttcttcttcttcttctcaagCAGCTCCATACAATGTTTGCTACTACTGGGGTTCTTTTCTTCATCTGGATTTTAAGCTGCACTCTGCTTCCACTTACCATGGCAActttcaacttcaatctcaCTGTGCAAAATCTTCTACCAGATCCTGAGACTGTTGCTTATCAAGTTCAAAGGTAACAATCTCTTCACCCATTATAACATTTGTCTCAATCTTGTTGGTTTCTCTGTTTGGAATCTTGGGTATCCACCATTCCCCTTTGTTCCTGGCTGTAAAAAGAGCACACCCCTAATGGGGTCTGCACTTGAACTCTATTTGACATTTTATCGAACAATTGGTGTGCATTACTGTGTTGCTCAAGCTGCAGCTCCCCTGTTTCTATGGCTTCCCCCACATTAATACAAGGCTATCTTTCTTTCTTGCAGGAGTGTGAACGATTCCTTTTTCAGAAGACAAATGCTGTCCGTTCATTCAAAAGGGCAATCCAATTCCTGTCAAACCGGAAACCCTATCGACGATTGTTGGCGTTGTGACTCAAACTGGCAAGCTAATCGTCAACGACTCGCCGATTGCGGCATTGGATTCGGCCGAGATGCCATGGGAGGGAAAGGAGGTCAGATCTACGTAGTTACAGATTCCTCCGATCCCGACCCTGTAAACCCTCGACCTGGAACTCTCCGTTACGCTGTGGTTCAAGATGAACCTCTATGGATCGTCTTTGCTGCAGATATGACAATCAAACTCAAATACGAACTCATGATGAACAGTTACAAAACCCTAGATGGCCGAGGCGCCAATGTCCACATTACCGGCGGCGGTTGCATCACACTCCAATACATCTCGAATGTAATCATCCACAACATCAACATCCACCACTGTGTCCCTACCGGCCACACCAACATCCGATCGTCCCCTACGCATGTCGGATACAGAGGAAAGTCCGACGGCGATGGAATCTCGATCTTTAGCTCACGAAACATCTGGATCGACCATTGTTCTCTCTCGTACTGTACCGATGGCTTAATCGACGCCATAATGGGATCGACCGGAATCACGATCTCGAACAACTACTTCTCGCACCACGACGAGGTGATGTTGTTAGGGCATGACGATGGGTTCACGCCGGACTCAGGGATGCAGGTGACAATTGCGTTTAATTTGTTCGGGGAGAAGCTGGTTCAGAGGATGCCGCGGTGCCGACGGGGATACATTCACGTTGTAAACAACGATTTCCGATCGTGGGAGATGTACGCCATCGGCGGGAGTGGTAATCCGACAATCAACAGCCAAGGGAATCGGTATATTGCTCCTGGAAATCCCAATGCGAAGGAGGTACGTTAACCTTACTCTCTCAGTTTATCCAGTCCGTAATAGTGTTCACCGGCGCGTTTACGGGACGCTCCGCTGAGGCAATTAGGCTTTCATAGGAGAGGTTGTTCGATTTTTAAGGTCCTTTTGGTttctaaaatgtttttttataaaaattaaattgagaTTAATTATTAGAAACATCTTTTAACTTTTTgtactttattttaaaaataatttccTTTTAAATTACTTTTGGACTAGAAATTGTTTTCGAAATTTGgacaatgaaaatattataaTGTGTGAAATAATTTGAGAGATTttcttgaaaaaagaaaaaagaaaagaacttgGAAAAAAGTTCAAAGGTTTTAACCTTTAATTGAAAAGGGAATACAATTGTTGAAAATGGTGATTTGATAATGATTTAGTTTCTTAAAATTCAACTTCAGTTTTTAATGGTTTTCAATTCTTATTGTAAAACTTATATCAAAATTAAGTATCAAATTGTATTAAGTGACTAATTAGCtttcctaatatataaataaattagatttttgtctgttataaaaattgaatcatttttaaaaaattaaatcgaTTCTTCCTCCATGTAAATTTACGGTGATTTCCATCTTTCTTTAAAACATAATACTCAATCTCTAAAAacttttgaaatgttcaaattttaattagttttttctacatttttcaaattttatgttgaaaagaaaaaagaatttaaaagcCACACGTGCGACAgaattataattattagttttaaAGCAATGAAAAACGGTGTCGTTTTGACGGGTGGGGTAGGTGACGAAGCGCGTGGACACGAACGCGGGAGATTGGTCGGAGTGGAACTGGAGGACGGAGGGGGACATAATGGTAAATGGAGCATTTTTTGTGCCATCCGGCGAAGGACTGAGCAATATGTACGTTAAAGCTTCCAGTTTGCCGCCCAAATCCGCCGCTCTTGTCGACCAGCTCACTCTAAACGCCGGCGTCTTCGGTGGCTCCAGGTaccccttttctttcttctattcaTTCCTCCAATTACCAAAACGCCCTCATACTCCTATTTGAACAAATttcaagtatatatatatatatagagagataATGATATATTcttaacaaaagaaaagagagattaAATTGCGGTGGTAATTTTTGGGATACGAGTTAAATGAGAAAGTAAATGTGATCTAAAGAAAGAATCTTGACCTGACACAACAGccctatttgtttttctttttcttttctttttgtcttttgCCTGTCCTGTCCACTTGTCCACTGGAAAAATAAGACCCATTGCTTTCCATTACCCATCAAAATCTTATTTAGATCGTCATTTATTCATTGGGTAAAAGATTCgcttaaaaaatgaaattagaaTGTATAATCCCACCAGTCACTCCTTTTCTTCGTCTAATCCAACacaatgtaattttttttacgAGTAATTAGTCACTCGTTTTCAGACTTTGATCGTCATTTATTAAAGTTTGTAAGTTATGATTATAGTTGTTAatatctatattcatattagaTTAAATACATGACGTGCTGTCTTTTAGGAGTATTTTAAACCTCCATAACATCAGCTCAATTAGAAGAGTAGAGTTGTCCTATGGACTaaagtagaaagaaagaaaaagcaaaaaaatgaATTTGTCTTTTTTTAGTTGTAAGCATAAAAAAGGGTAAAAAGGGAGAGTAAGTGCATGTGTATGTACAGTGAAAAAATAAGCCGTTGGGGCAAGTGAAGGAGCTTTTCATTAAATTAATCAATGAATGGCAGTGGTGAAAAGTTCATCTCTTGGTTAGTAGTATGGTATTAGTAGTTTTGTACCTTTTCTATTTcctttttcataaatatttatatGTGTATACATATATGAAGTTTTTGCTTTCCAGCTATGTCTTTTAGGTCCCACTTTCTTTCTCAGTATTATTTGGAAATGGTGGACCCTACTTATCAGCTTCAATTTATAATCAAACTTATGACCTCTCACTCACCCCTTTTTCCCAAGTGGATCAAAGTAGAAGACCACAGTTTTCAAACTTTTTCTCTGTATGCTATGAGCTTTATAgatcaatttatttctattaatGCTCATGATTTGAtctaataataaaatgaaatcaagacaataaatttcatttttatgttgTGTTTTTCTGTAAATAATTCGAGGCATATTAATCGAACCGattttatgtttatttgttTGACATTTTTGCTTCAGAGTTGGCTAGTTGCATATTTGCTTCAGAGTTGGCTAGTTGATATATATCAACTAAAAGTTTGTTTCGTTCTCATTGTTGATAGGGAGACTAGACAGAGCAGTTCGTACCCAGGAGACGAAACCTCCTCCAGCTCAGGATCCAGTGGCAGCGATGGTGGTGGTGACTATTTTGGGATGATATTCGGCGGGGGCGGGATAAACAATGCACCACCACCATCTCTTTCGGCTGTTAACATGGTCATTCTAACTCTATTTACTGTCTTAATTCTGTACACAAACAACTACGATGCCTTATTATTAACATTGTCATTGTAGTAATTGGAGAAtttcatggaaaaaaaaaaagagaatataaaacaaaaaagagcAAAGACCCATCTTTTCCCTTTCGCAACGTTGCAGATATTTAATACAAGATAAAGTAAACTAAAATAAGTGAACTTCAAACACTAAAACATGGCATATCTTAAAGTCGGTGAAAGATTgacaaaatggaatctattgaaACGGCCGCCATGTCTTGTCTACAACGTACACATCATGTGGAAAATGGATATGAGGATGATTGTCTGTCTCCCCCAAAACAAGCAAAAGATAACCTGCATTGTACTGCACCATTGTCGTTTAGAAATTTGAAAGTTATTATCAACTGTCAAGATTAATTGTCAACTCATTCGCTTGAAGATCGAACGTGTGAAATTCTCGATAGAAGAAAACTAGAAGCAAAGAGGAAAAGGGAAAACAAGAAACAATATCATTGAAGCAATTGGT
This genomic window contains:
- the LOC103496461 gene encoding probable pectate lyase 12, which translates into the protein MFATTGVLFFIWILSCTLLPLTMATFNFNLTVQNLLPDPETVAYQVQRSVNDSFFRRQMLSVHSKGQSNSCQTGNPIDDCWRCDSNWQANRQRLADCGIGFGRDAMGGKGGQIYVVTDSSDPDPVNPRPGTLRYAVVQDEPLWIVFAADMTIKLKYELMMNSYKTLDGRGANVHITGGGCITLQYISNVIIHNINIHHCVPTGHTNIRSSPTHVGYRGKSDGDGISIFSSRNIWIDHCSLSYCTDGLIDAIMGSTGITISNNYFSHHDEVMLLGHDDGFTPDSGMQVTIAFNLFGEKLVQRMPRCRRGYIHVVNNDFRSWEMYAIGGSGNPTINSQGNRYIAPGNPNAKEVTKRVDTNAGDWSEWNWRTEGDIMVNGAFFVPSGEGLSNMYVKASSLPPKSAALVDQLTLNAGVFGGSRETRQSSSYPGDETSSSSGSSGSDGGGDYFGMIFGGGGINNAPPPSLSAVNMVILTLFTVLILYTNNYDALLLTLSL